Part of the Engraulis encrasicolus isolate BLACKSEA-1 chromosome 1, IST_EnEncr_1.0, whole genome shotgun sequence genome, ctgtagtcgccaaaagtttccgggtttagcatatggacgcaacatcgtatttatgtcgaagtttgacacaaaatgatcaaccatgtcatacctacagcctatttttaacaccctcgacagcttgcgggggttcgctaagcgcgtgcttgcactcggagcttatttgaaactggcccctattcattcccaatgggaggccggaagccgatacgaaccaggatgtccttaaatgctaacatgaaagactacagtctactacatgcttccgcgttactgaagagctctattattTGTCAAAGAAAAGGAATATGTGATTTTGGGGAAGATGGGGGAAAGAGTGCCTTTtgatggtgcattccccagggctgggagatgggatgtttctgacctcctacttgctaaaatgcattggaacgcctgttgaagcggaatgttcaagtcgcgagctggggcaaaagcgaagcaaaccgacttcgtcccattgactattgtgatgtcatcacagcaatggcagcgcacagtgttatggtgcattccccagggctgggagatgggatgtttctgacctcctacttgctgaaatgcattggaacgcctgttgaagcggaatgttcaagtcgcgagctggggcaaaagcgaagcaaaccgacttcacCCCATTGACTATTGTGATGTCATcaaagcaatggcagcgcacagtgttaggaatagtttatgttgcacatcaccattctatggacaaataaagttgattcagacaggttaacggttgcaaaacagcctgttaacttttctaaggtgtagttatattgacattgcgtctttcaaagatgaaatgcggctaaatgaaaataacgcatgatgttgtttacattgctgacatctttgagaagtggatatgtagtttttgtccctccatgtttgtagtttgttcgacttgctggttggaacgctttcaagtgggaggtagctgccttcttgttgcctacaaggaagctcctacctctggggaatgcaccatgaGTTCCACAACAACGTCACGGTCTTGACTGCCCAGTGATTGGCTCCAAAGCTTACAGCTTCAGCCAGTCACCACTCAAGCTCTAGGTTGCCTTCACAGTCGTGGATATATATAGTGGCGTGAGGTGAGGCGAGAACCACGCGATTTCTCGAAATCTAAAGCTAAGCAACAAACATGAGCGGAAGAGGCAAAACCGGTGGCAAGGCTAGGGCAAAGGCCAAGACTCGTTCTTCCAGGGCTGGTCTACAGTTCCCCGTTGGTCGAGTGCACAGACTGCTGCGCAAAGGCAACTATGGTGAGCGCGTGGGAGCTGGCGCACCCGTCTACCTGGCTGCAGTGCTCGAGTACTTGACCGCTGAGATCCTCGAGTTGGCTGGCAACGCCGCTCGTGACAACAAGAAGACTCGTATCATTCCCCGTCATCTGCAGCTGGCCGTGCGCAACGACGAGGAGTTGAACAAACTGCTCGGTGGAGTCACCATCGCCCAGGGTGGTGTGCTGCCCAACATTCAGGCTGTTCTCCTGCCCAAGAAGACCGAGAAGTCCAAGTAAATCTTCCACAGACTTCCCTGAACAAaacggctcttttaagagccacccactcATCCCGAAAAGAGCAATTTTCAACGTTTGACAAATCATGATGAAACGTAGTAAAACAAGGGGAAAATACACATTGACATGTTTAATACCATGAATAATGGAGATTACTCGTTCACTATCGCTATCTCTAAAACGCTCGCCTATATTGATGTACACGGTCTACAGCCTACATGCCGGCTAAATAAAGAATGTGCCACGACGCTTAATATATGAGACACCGGAAGGGAATTGCTTAGCTACAATTAATTCAAAGACTAGTTAACTGCCCAACTATGTTTGACCCTTTAGACGGCAGCACAGTCTGTTGCCATGTATTCATCCACTACTATGGTGCAACAGCTAATATACACATCTTGTGTGTTGAATGCATATGAAAATATTTCAGAGATGTTTCAAACACGCATAAAATAGAAATACCAGTGAGAGTGCTGCGGTGTGGGTGCCAAAGCACAATGGGACTCAAAAGCATGTAGGGTCATATTAAATATGGCTGTGATTTTAATATAGCATAGCGTTGAAGGACATATGGTGTTTAAACATGTAGGGTATAGTTGAAAAGTGATTGCTAAATATTTTAACAGTGGTATATAAATTCAATGTGCCTACATTGTGCATGTGGGAGATGGAAAGTGCTTGTTGACTAGTATAACACCATTGCGCAGAGCTACATTGCACTCTTGGTGGGGCGGTGCTCTATGGTTTAAATTTTAAGCTCCATTGAGATGAAATCCAATCAGAGGGAATCGGTGAGGACACGTCATTGGAGGCAAGTCTCGGATGTAGCGCTTAAATAGCATGCGCTTCACATTTGACTTCACGTTCGTCCCTTCCAACGAAGCTCAACAATGGCAAGAACCAAGCAAACTGCCCGCAAGTCCACCGGAGGCAAAGCCCCGAGGAAGCAGCTCGCCACCAAGGCAGCGCGTAAAAGCGCACCGGCTACCGGTGGCGTGAAGAAGCCTCACCGTTACAGGCCAGGAACAGTGGCTCTGAGAGAGATCCGTCGCTACCAGAAATCCACTGAGCTGCTGATCCGCAAGCTGCCCTTCCAGCGTCTGGTCAGGGAAATCGCTCAGGATTTCAAGACCGACCTGCGCTTCCAGAGCTCTGCTGTCATGGCTCTGCAGGAGGCTAGCGAGGCTTACCTGGTTGGTCTGTTCGAGGACACCAACCTGTGCGCCATCCACGCCAAGAGAGTGACCATCATGCCCAAGGACATCCAGCTGGCTCGTCGTATCCGCGGAGAGCGTGCTTAAGTCTTTGCCCTGAAACCAAcaacggctcttttaagagccacccacacCTTCCTATGAAAGCATTGTTTCTACCCAGCCAGTCGCAGTGTCAAGTACAGTACATcacgacacaaacacaacaaagcgCTTGCACAGTGCAATATAGCAGCAATCATTCACTTAATATTATGAAGCCATGACTATAAGCCTGTGAAGCAACGTGTGAGTCTACAGCAAGAGCGCACGCTGGCCGACCAGTGGGTATTTGTTATTGTTCGCCAATACATCCTTGTCGTACTTTCCAGAATATATTACCCAATCTTAAATGTGATTGAAGGCCAATTATACTACACTGTCGCAACTTCACATGACACGCATCAAAATGATCCAATACAGCACAGTGCAAAAAAGTAGAGCAGACGTGCAATGAAAAGTTAGGGGTCCTGGCTGCTTGACTTTGGTCAACTTAAACTTGAGTTGAGCAGATTTAAAGTTGAGCAGATTTCTTTGGTCAACTTAAAACAATTGTACATACGTACTTGAATTGGTCAAGTTCAACCAGGCGCTGTGTTGACACATGCGAGGCCCAATAGCGAAAGACTGCAAATGCCTGGCCTGGCAAATGATTCAGTTGCCTGCATTTGCTTTGTTAGCTTGTGGACTGGTGGCTTTggttgtgcgcgtctgtgtggaAGACTTCATttgatcacataggcctactgcacagaTCATTCTGTTCAATATTCACAAGACATGGAATAGCTTTTTGATGAGATtttgggtggctcttaaaagagcctttggtTTGGGAAAAGGGGGAGAACTCTTTACTTGGAGCTGGTGTACTTGGTGACGGCCTTGGTTCCCTCAGACACGGCGTGCTTGGCGAGCTCACCGGGCAGCAACAGACGCACTGCGGTCTGGATCTCCCTGGAGGAGATGGTGTGGCGCTTGTTGTAGTGTGCCAGGCGGGAAGCCTCACCAGCGATGCGCTCGAAGATGTCGTTGACGAAGGAGTTCATGATGCTCATGGCCTTAGAAGAGATCCCTGTATCGGGGTGGACCTGCTTCAGGACCTTGTACACGTAGATAGCATAGCTCTCCTTCCTGGTCCTCTTGCGCTTCTTGCCACCCTTTCCGGCGGTCTTGCTCACGGCTTTCTTGGAGCCCTTCTTGGGGGCAGGCTTGGCTGGATCAGGCATGGTTAGCAGTTGTCAGGGACAATGGTGTCTGGCATGATTGCTCTGCTGTTCTTATACCCACCAGTATGCAAATAACTCACTTCAAGTCGGCACAAGCTGAGCTCAAGGACAATCCAATGAGCCATTTCCCTCCATTTTCAGAGGCGATGATTGGTCACTTTTGAAATAGGGGGACGTTCCGTCTGCCTCAAAGAACACTCTACCCACAAACGTTAGTTTTGCCCTCGTTGCATACTGGCCATTTCCCGCACTTTTTTAACGAAATAAATTACGTTCAACAAAGTAATACAAGCAGCTTATTCTAGTCAGATGAACTTAAATCACCTGAAATGTTATTATGAGTAGCCTACGTGTAGCCTATGTTGCGAGCAAGCAGACTCAAGTTTCGTATTAGGGTAAATAGCAGACCTTATTGTACCTGCCTAACATATGTAGTTGCCTACATTATTCATTCTGTAGTATAGAGTATAATTTatggatcccagggggaaattattgTGAGGGGCATTCTTGACCATTTTCACGAgtttgaaatataggcctacatttacacaATGGACCACATTGTGGAAAGTGCCTTTTGTCATGGCCAGCTCATAGGAAACCTGTTGGGAAAGTCCTACACACTAAATAAAGCTGAGTCAGTAAATCATGATAGATACAGTTAAATAATTCTACTACGCAAGGCAATGGCCATGGTCTTAATTGAAATAACAAGTTCAACTGCCTCCGGATTACAAATTGATGTAATTGTTTTATTGCAAGTCGTGTGAGTTTTTTAACACAGTTCAATTTCAAAGCACACACTGTATTAAGGACTTGGCTTAGAGTAAACTCTGATGCAGCTGGTGTAGGCTACTTTGCAGTGCAAGGCTAACAGAATTATTCATTTCACATTTTGTATAGAACTAACCATTTCATTGTTCCATACAGATATTCCCTTCATTTGAGTGTGGACACAATGGATATATTAGCTTTTTTAGATaagtgggtggctcttaaaagagcctttggtTTTTGTCGGGTGAGTCGATATTTAACCTCCGAAACCGTACAGAGTACGGCCCTGGCGTTTCAGAGCATAGACGACGTCCATGGCTGTGACAGTCTTCCTCTTGGCATGCTCGGTGTAGGTGACGGCATCACGGATCACGTTCTCAAGGAACACCTTCAGCACACCACGGGTCTCCTCGTAGATGAGGCCAGAGATACGCTTCACACCACCACGGCGAGCCAGGCGCCTGATTGCAGGCTTGGTGATTCCCTGGATGTTATCACGAAGGACTTTGCGATGACGCTTAGCGCCACCCTTTCCAAGACCTTTTCCTCCTTTGCCGCGTCCGCTCATGTTGTCTCTCTGTAATCACAAAGACTAGTACCTTCTCATGGTGAGCCCCGCGTATTTATGCCAGACAGGAGGACCTGCTTGAAACCGGGCTTACTAGGGCCAAGCGCCCCTCCCTTTGTGAGTTCGAAACAGTTATGGCGGGAGCATGTAAGCTATCCATATTGGTGACATGCGCAGTGCCCTTCTAATAGCAACActaagagtgcatcttaatatgggaccttgcctcctccacttgcctcctccactcgcttctcgtcatgatgacatcactgacaacagcattatatttcaatatcttgcaaaagctcaattatagagtctttttctcatttgcaattgggatggtgaatgaaaaacagtccctcaaaagttgttgtggctaggctgacagctgggaaactttatcgtttgctccacggaggaggggccaggaggcggggcgaggagacaagcacaagtggaggaggcaaggtcacatattgggatgcagtcTAACACACGAGTGGGCCTATTACAACCTTTCAACTGCAGAGCAGTCGCATTCTAcacactacatgcatgcatactttactttttgtttattctttctttttttacctctCTGAAAGGGATGAGGGGGCAATATGTTTGGTTTGCATTACTAttttacaagatacaagatacaagatatgtTATTGTCATTGGACGAATGTTTGCTGGTTGGTATGGGCCAAGATGCAGTCAGAACTATATTAACAGAAGCTGTCCGTATATGTTACATATTTCCTTGttcagtgtacatgtgtgtgtcatttttcTGTCTGTTGTACTATGTTTTTGTGAAGGCCTACATCACACTCACATGTCCAAACAAAAGTTCTATTGAAGAGACGATAAAGGATTATCTTATGTTAttatatcataataataatactccGTGGAGTAATTGGATTACTCATTGTAATGATAAGACAAATATAGTTGCAAAAATCCTATGCATAGATTGCATTGACAATTCTGAacattctgtcgagatgagctatcaATAGCCTTAGAAGGCGAGTCTATCAAAACTGCGTGGAAGTAGCCTAATCTAACGGCATTTCATCTAaaaatgaaatggcatttaggCATTATGCTGCGAAATGCTGGAACCAAttccctgtccaaattagaacagtaggcctatcttgttttaaaagggaGTTAACAactgctttattttcatctgcctttggtgatagtcaaTTACGCACTATCTATAACATAAactagttttttttcttcctcttcttctcttttctctgttcttaagcacattgaatgatatGTGCACACTATACATATTTTTGATTTGTTTTAATTAAAAATGCTGCTTAGAAACTAGAGAATATCGAACTTCTGCGATATGCACTTCTTATTTCATCCTGAAACATGCTGTGTTTTGTTCACTAGCACGATTTCTTTGTCGTGAACTATAGTAGGCTAACACGACAGCATCATAACTGTATTGTGATG contains:
- the LOC134453045 gene encoding histone H4 — translated: MSGRGKGGKGLGKGGAKRHRKVLRDNIQGITKPAIRRLARRGGVKRISGLIYEETRGVLKVFLENVIRDAVTYTEHAKRKTVTAMDVVYALKRQGRTLYGFGG
- the LOC134453025 gene encoding histone H2B 1/2-like; translated protein: MPDPAKPAPKKGSKKAVSKTAGKGGKKRKRTRKESYAIYVYKVLKQVHPDTGISSKAMSIMNSFVNDIFERIAGEASRLAHYNKRHTISSREIQTAVRLLLPGELAKHAVSEGTKAVTKYTSSK
- the LOC134453008 gene encoding histone H2A-like; translation: MSGRGKTGGKARAKAKTRSSRAGLQFPVGRVHRLLRKGNYGERVGAGAPVYLAAVLEYLTAEILELAGNAARDNKKTRIIPRHLQLAVRNDEELNKLLGGVTIAQGGVLPNIQAVLLPKKTEKSK